The sequence GGCGTGGCCTGTGAGGGATGCGGGTGGAGCCGCCCGGATCGCCCGCGCTGCGACCAGTGCGGCGCTGCGCGCTTCGCCCCACTCGCGGCGGGAGCGGAGCGCCTCGGCGGAGAGCTGCGCCGCACCCTGCGCGGGACCACCGTCGCCGTCCTCGAGGGCTACGCCCAGCCTGCCCCGCCCCCGCCCGCCACCGTCGTCATGACCCGCGGTTCGGCCCACCTGGATCCGCCCGGCCAGGTCGGGGCCGTGGTGCTCCCCGACCTCGACGGGCAGCTGCGTCGTCCGTCGCTCGACGCGGCCGAGGACGCGCTCCGCCTGGCGCTGCGTGTGGCGTCGTGGGTACCGCGCGCCGCCGAGGCCACCGTGGCGGGGAGCCGCGGACGCAGCCGGCTGGTCCCCGATGCCGTCGTGGTGGTGCAGACCCGCGACCCGACCCACCACGCGGTGCGGGCACTGGTGTCCTGGGATCCGGGGGCGTTCTGGCGCGATGAGGTCGCCCGGCGCGCGGAGCTGCGCTTCCCGCCGGTGGCCCACGCCGTCCGCCTGGATGTGGCCGGGAACGGGGACCGGGTCGTGGCCGACCTCTCGCGCGCGCTCCCCGACGGGGATGAGGTGCTGGGCCCGCGCCCCGCCGGGGAGCGTGCCGCTCTCCTGATCAAGTGCGCCGACCGGACGGCGACCCTGGCCGCACTCCGGCCACTGCAGGTGGCGTGGAGCCGCGACGGCCACGACGTCCGCGTCGACGTCGACCCGGTCGACGTCCTGTGAGTCGATACCCATCAGACGTCCTGGGAGTCGGTGTCGCTGCCTGTGAGCGCGCCCCAGGCCGGGGCGGGTTCATCGCGTACCCTGCGCCCGATGGCGACCCTCCCGATCCGGATCTTCGGCGACCCGGTGCTGCGCCAGCGTGCGCGGCAGGTCGTCGACTTCGACGACCGACTGCGGCGCCTCGCTGACGACATGCTCGACACGATGCGCGAGGCGGCCGGCTCCGGGCTGGCAGCGAACCAGGTCGGCGTGCTCAAGCGGCTGTTCACGTGGACCACGGAGGACGACCACGGCGCGGTGGTCAACCCGGCTGTGGACGAGACGTCCGCCGACGTGCAGGAGGGCGACGAGGGCTGCCTGTCGTTCCCCGGCCTGTTCTACCCGCTGGAGCGGCCGTTGCGGGCGCGTTGCCGGTACCAGGACCTGCACGGCGACGAGCACCTCGACGAGCTCGAAGGTTTCCTCGCCCGGGTGTTCCTCCACGAGATCGACCACCTCAACGGGGTGCTGTTCATCGACCACCTCGCGCGCCACGACCGCAACGAAGCGATGAAGCGGATGCGCGAGTACCGGCTGCAGCAGGGCCTGGACGATCCCCCCGCGCAGCCGCGGGGTTTCCTGCTGGGGCGCCGGCCAGGGTGACCGTGGCGGGCGACGACCGGATCCGGGTCGCGTTCTTCGGCACGCCGGACGTCGCGGTCCCGTCGCTGGCTGCGCTGGACGACGCCGTCGACGTCGACGTGGTCGCTGCCGTCACCAACCCCGACCGTCCCCGCGGCCGGTCGCGGATCCCGGTGCCTCCACCGGTGAAGGTCGCGGCGCAGGAACGCGGCATCACGGTGCTGCAACCGCACCGCCCACGTGACATCCTCGACCGGCTCCACTCGTTGTCCCTGGACGCGGTCGCGGTCGTCGCGTACGGCGCGATCCTCCCCGCCGATGTCTTGGAGGCGCCCCGCCACGGCTACGTCAACCTGCACTTCTCGCTGCTACCACGCTGGCGCGGCGCGGCGCCGGTGCAGCACGCCATCCGCGCCGGGGACCACACCACGGGGATCACCACGTTCGTGATCGACGTCGGGATGGACACCGGCCCGATCCTGCAGCAGGTCGAGGTCGACATCGCCCCGGACGAGACCGCCGGCGAGCTGCTGGAGCGCCTGGCCGTCATCGGCGCCCCGGTCCTGGTCGACAGCATCCGCCAGCTCCTGCAGGGCGTCGAGCCGCAGTCCCAGCGCGACGACGGCGTGACGTACGCGGCGCGGATCACGCCCGAAGACGTCCGCATCGACTGGTCGATGCCGGCCCGGTCGGTCGTGGACCTGGTGCGCAGCGCCAACCCCGCGCCCGGAGCGCACACGACCTTCCGGGGCCAGCGGCTCAAGATCTGGCGGGCGGAGCAGGCGCAGGGCGGTGGACAACCGGGGACGGTGCTGGGCGCCGACCCGCGCGGCCCGGTCGTGGCAACCGGCGATCAGGCGGTCGTGCTCACCGAGGTCCAGCCAGCCGGGAAGGTCGCCATGCCGGGCGGGGCGTTCACCAACGGCTACCGTCCCGAACCCGGTGAACGGCTCGGGGACGACCGCTAGCGATGGCCGACCTCGACGCCCCGCCCACCGGCCTGGCCTCCCGGCGGGCCGCGCTGCAGGCGATCGCAGCGGTCGACGAGCGCGACGCCTACAGCACGTTGGCGGTCCCCGCCGCCATCGATGACCTCGACGGTGCGCGCGATCGGGCGTTCGCGAGCTACCTGGCCTACGACACGCTGCGGTGGCAGGGCACGCTGGACTGGGCGCTGCAGCACGTCCTCGACCGGGACCTGAGCGACGTCGAACCCAACCTGCGGCGGATCCTGCGGCTGGGCGCGCTGCAGATCCTGCGCTCTGGTGTCCCCACCCGCGCAGCGGTCGACACGGCCGTTCGGCTGGCCCGCGCGGCCGTCCCCCGTCGTCGTGCGACCGCGGCGGGCGGCTTCGTGAACGGCGTGCTGCGGGCGTTGGCCCGGCGCCGCGACGAGCTGCCCTGGCCGGACCCCGACGACGACGCGGTCGGTTGGCTGGTGCTGCACACCGCCCACCCGCGCTGGATCGTCGAGGACGTCCACCGCCGCCTCGGCGACCGAGCGCAGGCAGCGCTCGAAGCCGACAACGCCCCGCCCGGACTGACCTTGCGCGCCACCGGGGACCGTGAT is a genomic window of Actinomycetota bacterium containing:
- the def gene encoding peptide deformylase, which encodes MATLPIRIFGDPVLRQRARQVVDFDDRLRRLADDMLDTMREAAGSGLAANQVGVLKRLFTWTTEDDHGAVVNPAVDETSADVQEGDEGCLSFPGLFYPLERPLRARCRYQDLHGDEHLDELEGFLARVFLHEIDHLNGVLFIDHLARHDRNEAMKRMREYRLQQGLDDPPAQPRGFLLGRRPG
- the fmt gene encoding methionyl-tRNA formyltransferase; its protein translation is MAGDDRIRVAFFGTPDVAVPSLAALDDAVDVDVVAAVTNPDRPRGRSRIPVPPPVKVAAQERGITVLQPHRPRDILDRLHSLSLDAVAVVAYGAILPADVLEAPRHGYVNLHFSLLPRWRGAAPVQHAIRAGDHTTGITTFVIDVGMDTGPILQQVEVDIAPDETAGELLERLAVIGAPVLVDSIRQLLQGVEPQSQRDDGVTYAARITPEDVRIDWSMPARSVVDLVRSANPAPGAHTTFRGQRLKIWRAEQAQGGGQPGTVLGADPRGPVVATGDQAVVLTEVQPAGKVAMPGGAFTNGYRPEPGERLGDDR